In the genome of Pseudorasbora parva isolate DD20220531a chromosome 10, ASM2467924v1, whole genome shotgun sequence, one region contains:
- the il17a/f2 gene encoding interleukin 17a/f2 has protein sequence MRRTRNIFTVKENKTRALKMFLSFFNAKYMVLLFALASLAFAKQKQKQICDTSLTISDDFYGSSSEDMVGNGHIHNLSLSAWTWKPKISHDRIPQVIFEAQCNSEYCTFPTGVDERLNSLPIYQDVLVLKRDSKDKKCFRATFERVIVGCTCVWAKNS, from the exons ATGAGGAGAACGAGAAACATTTTCACTGTGAAAGAGAATAAGACGAGGGCATTAAAGATGTTTCTGAGCTTCTTCAACGCCAAATACATG GTTTTACTCTTTGCACTGGCAAGCCTCGCGTTTGCCAAACAAAAGCAGAAACAAATTTGTGACACTAGTTTGACGATTTCCGATGACTTCTATGGCTCTTCTTCGGAGGACATGGTGGGAAATGGCCACATCCACAACCTCTCACTATCTGCATGGACCTGGAA aCCTAAGATTTCACACGACAGAATACCACAGGTCATCTTTGAAGCCCAGTGCAATTCCGAATATTGCACCTTTCCTACTGGTGTGGATGAGAGACTGAACTCTCTTCCCATATATCAGGACGTCCTGGTGCTGAAACGGGACTCAAAGGACAAGAAGTGCTTCAGGGCAACTTTTGAAAGAGTAATAGTGGGCTGCACATGTGTTTGGGCCAAAAATTCCTAA
- the il17a/f1 gene encoding interleukin 17a/f1, with product MSVCVSQVACMMGIVLTSFGAEGAPSKHLQRKGSAKPSEESDPSSSYRLILDSEFKAAKPIHPINNDSISPWTYTFTHDENLYPSSIAEAKCSLTGCLIDADGSGVAEDQEYHSKPVYTQIMVLRRIRGEKPNYSFRLEYKTIAVGCTCVRSYVERV from the exons ATGAGTGTCTGTGTTTCTCAGGTGGCTTGTATGATGGGGATCGTTTTGACATCATTTGGAGCTGAGGGGGCACCTTCAAAACATCTTCAGAGGAAAGGAAGTGCCAAGCCTTCAGAAGAATCGGATCCATCGTCATCATACCGCTTGATATTGGATTCTGAGTTCAAAGCGGCCAAACCGATCCATCCAATAAACAATGACTCCATCTCTCCATGGACCTACAC GTTTACGCATGACGAGAACCTGTACCCTTCTAGCATCGCAGAGGCAAAGTGTTCGCTGACTGGATGCTTGATCGATGCCGATGGCAGTGGCGTCGCCGAGGACCAGGAATACCATTCCAAACCTGTTTACACCCAAATCATGGTCTTGAGGAGAATTCGAGGAGAAAAGCCCAACTACTCGTTTAGACTCGAGTACAAAACCATCGCAGTGGGATGCACCTGCGTTCGTTCATATGTAGAACGCGTTTAA
- the stmn4l gene encoding stathmin-like 4, like isoform X2, with protein sequence MTLAAYREKIKELPLVSLFCSCILPEPREKPTKKTQDVVDLNLCIIKDMEVIELNKRSSGQAFEVILRPPSFDGQREFHPTFPPRRDPSLEEIQKKLDAAEERRKCQEAELLKHLAEKREHEREVAQKAIEEHNNFMKMAKEKLEQRMEINKENREAHIAAMLERLQEKDKHAEEVP encoded by the exons ATGACTCTTGCAG CATACAGAGAGAAGATAAAAGAGCTCCCTCTAGTGTCTCTCTTCTGCTCCTGCATCCTGCCAGAGCCTCGGGAAAAGCCCACCAAGAAAACACAAG ATGTTGTGGACCTCAACCTGTGCATCATTAAAGACATGGAGGTGATTGAGCTAAACAAGCGTTCATCGGGCCAGGCCTTTGAGGTCATCCTCAGACCACCGTCTTTTGACGGACAGAGGGAATTTCATCCCACTTTCCCACCTCGCAGGGACCCTTCGCTGGAAGAGATCCAGAAGAAACTGGATGCAGCTGAGGAGAGAAGAAAG TGTCAGGAAGCTGAACTTCTGAAGCACTTGGCTGAGAAGCGAGAACATGAACGAGAAGTGGCTCAGAAAGCCATAGAGGAACACAACAACTTCATGAAGATGGCCAAAGAAAAACTGGAGCAAAGAATGGAGATTAACAAAGAGAATCGGGAGGCCCACATCGCTGCCATGCTGGAACGTCTTCAGGAGAAG GACAAGCATGCTGAGGAG GTGCCTTGA
- the stmn4l gene encoding stathmin-like 4, like isoform X1, with protein sequence MTLAAYREKIKELPLVSLFCSCILPEPREKPTKKTQDVVDLNLCIIKDMEVIELNKRSSGQAFEVILRPPSFDGQREFHPTFPPRRDPSLEEIQKKLDAAEERRKCQEAELLKHLAEKREHEREVAQKAIEEHNNFMKMAKEKLEQRMEINKENREAHIAAMLERLQEKDKHAEEVRKNKEHIELDWQ encoded by the exons ATGACTCTTGCAG CATACAGAGAGAAGATAAAAGAGCTCCCTCTAGTGTCTCTCTTCTGCTCCTGCATCCTGCCAGAGCCTCGGGAAAAGCCCACCAAGAAAACACAAG ATGTTGTGGACCTCAACCTGTGCATCATTAAAGACATGGAGGTGATTGAGCTAAACAAGCGTTCATCGGGCCAGGCCTTTGAGGTCATCCTCAGACCACCGTCTTTTGACGGACAGAGGGAATTTCATCCCACTTTCCCACCTCGCAGGGACCCTTCGCTGGAAGAGATCCAGAAGAAACTGGATGCAGCTGAGGAGAGAAGAAAG TGTCAGGAAGCTGAACTTCTGAAGCACTTGGCTGAGAAGCGAGAACATGAACGAGAAGTGGCTCAGAAAGCCATAGAGGAACACAACAACTTCATGAAGATGGCCAAAGAAAAACTGGAGCAAAGAATGGAGATTAACAAAGAGAATCGGGAGGCCCACATCGCTGCCATGCTGGAACGTCTTCAGGAGAAG GACAAGCATGCTGAGGAGGTGaggaaaaacaaggaacacataGAACTGGACTGGCAGTAG